TGCCCCGGCCGAGCGGCTCTACGAGTCGCTCGGCTACGAGACCACCACGTACCACCTGTACAAGCCGCTGCTGTAGGGCCCTCGACAGCGAGGGCCACGACTGCGGACGCGGTCAGGCTTCCCGCTCGGCCAGCAGCCGGTCGGCGATCTCCTCGATGCGCGCGCGCAGCCCGTCCTGGCTCTTGCCGCCGTCCAGACGCTCGCCGCCGATGACGTATGTCGGCGTGCCGGTGACGCCGATCGCCTTGCCCTCGGCCTGGTCGGCGTCGACGATCAGGATGTGCCGGCCGTCGATCAGGGCCGTGTCGAACTCCTCGGCGTCCAGGCCGAGTTCGCGGGCCACCTCGACCAGGAAGGACTCGCCCCCGCGGTCCAGCTCCTCGACGCGGCCCAGCACCGCCTCGACGTACGGCCAGGTCTTCCCCTGCTCGGCGGCCTCCTCGGCGGCCTGTGCCGCGGCGAAGGCGTGCTTGTGCTTCTCCAGCGGGAAGTGCCGCAGCCGCAGTTCGAGACGGTCGCCGTAGCGGGCGCGCAGGGCGCGGAGGTCGTCGAGGGCGCTGCGGCAGTCCGGGCACTGGAGTTCGCACCAGACGTCCAGGACGGGGGCGGCCGGGCGGGCGGGGGAGGAGTCGCTCATGGGCACCAGTCTCCCAGTCCGGGCCCGGGTGCCCCAATCGGGATCTCGGCTGCCGACTCCGTACGACGCCGACCGGGACCTGGGGAGGAGTCCGACCCGGAGATGTCCCTGAGGTCCGGCCGGGGCATGGCACATGGGGCATGGGGCGGTGCAGGATGGAAGGGACGAACCGACCGCTGCCCCACTGAGCCCTGCCTGGAGGACCGGATGATTGCCGAGACCGTCTGTTCCGCCGTTTCCGCCGCAGGCCTGGGCATTGCCGTGGTCACGGCGTACCGCAAGCGCTTTCTCGCGGCCGCCCGCATCGCCGCCTACTCGCTCGTGCCCGTCGCCCTGGTCATGACCGGGATCGTCGGCTGGATCGCCGACACCGCCTTCAGTCCGAGCGCCTGGGCGGGCTTCGTCCTGCTCGGCGGGGCCTGGCTGCTGTTCATGACCACGCGGGCCGTGGAGCGGCGCAGCGGCGGCACACGGAAGGAACGCAAGGCGGCGAAGGCCGCCCAGCGCGAGGCGGTCGCCCCCGCGGCCTCCGCGCCCTCCCTGGGCCCGGCCACCCGTCCGGCCGCCCGGCCCGCAGCGTCGCCCCGCCCCGCCAAGTCCGGGGACGATTTCAGCGACATCGAAGCCATCCTGAAGAAGCACGGCATCTGACGAAGGCCGTAGAGAGCCACCGCATCCGACGGCGCGGACGACCGCGCGGGGGCGGCCCGGCCACCGGGCGATCTGAAACGACACAGAGGATCAGGCGAGTGCGCGCAAGCGATCACGTCCGAACCCGCGCTTCACGGATATTGGCGAACTCCCCGTCATTCCGGGCGTGTTGATCGCGGGTGGGGTGCTCCCTGCGCCATCATCGCCCGCGAGATGCTGGACACAACACAGAGCGACGCCGCCGCCCCTCCCAAGGAGCCGCGGGGTTGTCTCTTCGCTCTTTCCCAGCCACCGCTGATGATCTTCCTAGCGGTGATCGGCTGCCTGCTCCTCATGGCTTCGCTGCACGACCTGCTGCTGCTCTGAGACGTACGCGAACCCCCCGGC
Above is a genomic segment from Streptomyces sp. R21 containing:
- a CDS encoding DsbA family protein; amino-acid sequence: MSDSSPARPAAPVLDVWCELQCPDCRSALDDLRALRARYGDRLELRLRHFPLEKHKHAFAAAQAAEEAAEQGKTWPYVEAVLGRVEELDRGGESFLVEVARELGLDAEEFDTALIDGRHILIVDADQAEGKAIGVTGTPTYVIGGERLDGGKSQDGLRARIEEIADRLLAEREA